tttatttacattaaaaGGGGAGGCCAAGAGCAGGAATCTTTTACATCAAGTTGTCAACAAAATCATTGGTCAAATTTTCTAAAATGAATTCAAATGGTCAGAAGCATATTACTGATATACACATAATGGACTAAAAGTGGGTTTCGAACAGAAAAACTCTACTTGCTTGATATTGTTGAGAAACAGTAATTTTAATGCACCTGAACATGCCTAATTCTATTTTAAATCTTCTAATTATTGACATGTTTTATGTTTCATTAGTATTTTCTTAGCCATAGAGGCATAGACCATTCCCTAAAAGTCAGGGTGTGTGACTTCTAATAATCACGATATTAATGACAGATTTGGCAATATGAGAGCTACTGAGAAAACCAACTTATCaaaaataaacatgaaaataGAAAGTGCCTCACCATCTTGTAAGTGAACCTGTTGTTCCATTGTTTGCAAGCGCAATTTCAGTTCACTGTTTTCAGCAGTCAAACCGTTTGTATCTCTCTGTGCTCATAAAAAGttaacaagaaaaacaattatTTGCCGTCCTCATTATATCTATGCTACTTAAATAAAAGTAGTTGATACTAGGGTAAACGCAAATTGCTTGAATAGGTCTTCTTGTGATAAGGggtactgtttcggcattgaAGATTGAGAGAGATAGTGCTCAatcataaagatatatatacccCAAAGAAAAGTGAGCGGGCAAAGATTTTGGGTTGTGCGAAGGGTAATTGACCTATGAAGCAGTGAAACTTTTCTTCTGTGGGATAAAGTCCATTAAGGTGATTAAAATAAGGGATGACGATGTGGAGCTTCTGTGGGATAAAATCGAAGGTAAATCAGCTATGTGATACAGTCCATGTTCGGCCCTTTAAGGAATGTGTATCATCTGAGTTAAAAGATAATCTTTTATTGAAATTTATACTGCTTGACCCTAATTTTCATGGGGAATTTCTTGTATAGTTCTGCTGTCTTGTTTTTGTCTAATCAACAGCTTTTTCCAATCAGGGGAACAAAGAAAAGACAAGGTAACTAGACATCAGGGTTAAGCTAACAGAAATCACCTGTAGAAGAGTCAATTGAGCAGACAACGATGTTGCTTCTGTTTGTAAGGTCTGAACTTTCTGTTCCAGCTCTGCAATATAACGCATCTTCCGTTCCTTTGATCTTGCAGCTGACTGCCTATTTGCCCAGATCCTATTCATGgcaaacatatataaataatataaatcatGATAgcaaattgaaacaaaaatgagAGAAGGCATCATCATATCTTTATCACATTTCACGAGAGCTAAGTAAAGAGGGGGAAATATTTCTTGGCATAAATAGAGATActaagaaaaaatagaaattgacGCATACCTGAAACATAAGACTTTTATTCAAAAAGAGAATTATATTCACCTCTAACTATAAAAATaatgggaaaaaaaaaaccatgaaCTTGTTAGGTACACTCCTTACATAATACTGATACATGATACTACTGTTACCAACATCTGGACTACAGTGTAACCAACAAACTTTAGAATAGAACTACTAAGGAGTACAGATTGTTAGGTAACAACAGGATATCTGAccccaagaaaaaaaacaaatcaggATAGACTTGGGTTCACCGGTTAAAAGCTGAAGAACAGAAATAGCAAAACTCAGTAACAACTGAAGAACTTAATATCATCCTCAAAAGTACTACAAAATCATTAACTCCATCAAATATTTgtatatgcacatatctaagAGTGACCAAGGGATGATACCTCTTTGCACGTTTTGGATCAATAAGGGCAAGTTCCGCAAGCTTGGTAGCTGACAATGCTTTCTTGGAATCAGCTGCAGACATCTCTTCAGAACTTGATACCAGCATCTCCGGTTTGATGGTTGTTGATCCATCCATTGATTGGCTATGTTGGTGCCTGACTCTGGGTCTCTCATGCGTACTGATGTTAATATTGTCTGTTGTGAGCGCCCTTGTCGTCGGTGCTAATACTTGAGCGACTTGTGGAGCAGAAGTTGATGGTTCACCCAGTTGAAAGGAAGATGTGGCAGATGAAGAATTGAATTTGTCCATATCAAGGTACATGGATAACAAGTCTTCCTCTGTGTCATCTGAAAATGAAGGACCATCAGCACCACCCACAACACCAAGGTCACTATCAAAGCTAATATCATCAGGAAGGGTCACGATTTCCGAATGGGCACGTCTATGACCCATTTTCCTTGGTGGGTAATCTGGCATTCGGCTAATATCATGACTAAAGTGATTAGATTCATTAGACATTCCGTGACCAAAAGGACCCTGATCTGCAGTAGCACCAGTGGCCAATGgtaaaaatgatgatgatgaagagggTTCAGATTTCACATTGTAAGCAGTTCCAGTCGGCAAAAAACTCGAATACCTCCCTGAGGGCGGTGGTAAACCTCCACCATGAGCAGGATACTTGTCCTTATCCATCTAGAATAATCACAAATGTTAAGATGTTACAACAAAACCCTCGAAGTGAGCTTAACTAGATGACAAAATTAATCAGACAATAGATTACAGCACCCATGAACTCAGGATCAGTACTTTGAACCATAACCCTTACAAGCAGGTCACACATAGTCACACCAATTTCACTAATTTGAATATAAAGAAAGCTTTATTATACGGATTAGAACAAAAGACAGATAGTCAGGTACCGCAACCGATTATGTTGACCTTTTAGACAAATAATCGATCACCAGTCGAAAATTCCACACTAGATACAGATACAAGCTTCACTCACATTAACAATTAGAACTATGGCAATGATTGATTTTATCATATTATACAATAAGAACCAAAATTTCCATATGACAATGTAAGAATTCATTTAAAAATACCAAGAATTCATCTTTAACACCAAATCAAACAAAGCAGGATATCAGACCAAATCATATGACTCATAGTTTGTTCATATAGGTACAGAATTACAAGTAAACTAGAGCAATTGAaatcaaataaaatcataTGAAGATGAGGACTTACAGCTGAGATGAGTGAGCTCGGCGACGAAAGGCGCGGATCTGCGATTGGGTGGTGGCTTGGACGAGCTAGGGTTTTTGCTCCGGTCACTGGGTTTGGTTCATTTCGGTTGTTCTGGGAGATCTCCGGAACAAGGTGACGGATCTGATGCTGCTCCGTTTTAGTTCAGCTCGAATGTTTTGATGCTCCAATTTATACTAACGACGTTAGACTTCTGTTAGTAATAAGCCACGTGGGAGTATCTGATTCGCGGGCTGGGATTCTGACACACTGGCCGTCAACCTTTTGGTGGTCCCAGGCCTGTAATTAACTTCCTTTCTTATCTGTCCGTATTGATTACTTCTCACCATagttatttcttttttctttatttaaatTCTTTTACATACTCGCAGCTTGCATTTGTTTATTGTCTTTATTCACCCATTTACTCATTTCATctcatattttaaatttaatattaaatttacttatttcacatacttattttttcaaaattgacCTTAGATGACATAtcgaattaaaaaataaaatttttaaaGACAGTCTTTCAATTAATTTATAGTAATATAAAAAGAATGATACAGTTTCTTAAtagaattataatttgattcatatatttctttttaatttattctcAAAAAAATTAAGTGTATCTAATATAAATGCCAAAAAATCATAGATTAACAACTTTGAGTTGTGGAAAAAGAAATCATAGATTATCAACTTTGAGCAATGAAAAAAGATTGATTTTGGTGTTagaatttttatttgtaatgtTCACCAGATATTATAAAGATGTTATTAAGTTAACAATAATGATTTATGATTTGAATATCGAACAGAAAAGATGAAAACTTTCAATGAATAAGAAATAAATGTTTTTAGATCAGGTGGAAAAGATTAATATTTCATGACAAaaaaagtattttttttttgtatacatataattaattgattaagtatttttaaaaattaatgTACTTAATAGTCATTTTACACTTAAGTAATAATCTTTCAGTAATTAAAATCTTTATTGAGTGAATAAAGGAATTAGTGGGGTGACAATAGCCTCACCCTTTGTTTACTAAAATATAttcaacaaaaaccaaaagagataAACAGGTTAAATAAGAAGTGAGGCGCACATTAAGTTATCGACATGCAATCGATTACTTACTTTGTGAAGTTTGAGAATAAGTGATTGTTGGTTGATCACTTAATACATATTTAGCAtggtttttgttgaatttttaaGAACTTAACAACGGttgtatacatgtttcttTTGTGGTTTTTATAATTTGGGAATAAGTGGTTGTTCATTGATCGCTTGATAGTTTATACATATTTAGCTTGGTTTTTGTCAAATATTAAGAAACTTAACAGcggtaatatatatacatgtttctttcttcttttgatttaataaaatttgatACAAAAGCTCGACGAGAGAAAACCAAGCTAACTATAGAACAGAGTTATTATGAGCTCTTCTTGATCTAAAAACACCATTTCAAGCATTCATGTAAGTATTGACGAGTCTTACAATTCTAGCAATAATAGAAGTATGCCTATCAAATTACCTTCAACTAACTTGACCAATATTGAGATAATATAAGCCAGTATACTCTTCAAAAACTATTTCATCTAGCTCTAGAGCTAAGTGCATTCGATCCTAAAAGACTAACCAATTTATTTTCCTAAATCACCTGAAAAGAATTGAGCATATAGTTAATGTAGATCACGATCAGGGGCGGATCCAGCCCATGCAGAAATTTTTGAAGcccaaaaaaattaatatagtGATGCTAGCccaagaaagaaaaagtatATCGATCAGTTTGTACTCCATctccagaagaagaagaggtgtTGTAacaactagaaaaaaaaatataaatatatatagtatataaaAACCTATTTTGTTgtgttatatacatatatataagtatgTATTTTgctgaaaatattttttaagtcTTAGGTTGTTTCTATGCTTTGGGTATTAATAGAAGAGAAACCCAAATTTTGGTCTAAAACCCATGACCTGACTCAAACCCAGTTCAGCCAAAAACAAGTAGGAAAGAAGATGATTTCAGTGACAACGATCAAAACACCCGACCTTCTCTTCACAATCTCAAAACTTTGTCTCATCTGTTTATCATGTTCTTCCccttttcttccttttcaaattctccTTCATCCAAAACCTAGCCACCGACCTTGGTTAAGCCACCAATTTCTATCCAAAAACTTGGGGAAGTATGAGGTGTCAACTGGGTGGAAAGCAAGCTTTCCAACATATGACTCCTCAAAGCTATTATGCAGAACTAGAACCCTAGAAGTATGAAGGTGGCAGGTCTAGAACCTAAATGGCTAAGGTTTCAGGTGAACAATTCagataagtttcattgattccTTTCTTAAACTCCAAGTTCTATCCCTTTCCAAATATTATAAATAGGGGTGTGGTTCTACATTTTTAAGATAGGATTCTCAGAGGTTTAACCCGGATAGAGAGCATTGGAAGAGAATAGGTACTGCATTTTGTTCTATAATTGTTGGGCTAAGTTGAGATTTTGATGTTCTTAGTTTTCTACAATTAGAATTTGATATCTCTGTTTAGATGTTAGATTGAAATTGATTTTGTAAAGTTAgaattggttttggttttataaaTTCTGTGTTGGTCAAGTTTGTTTGTTAGATGTCCAGAAATTTATTCCTTTAGAACATGTGAAGACTGATTCTATATCTGGAATTCCAAATTCCATAACTAATTATAGAAAATTCGTTTGTAGATGTTACAACTCTGAAAGTTTCTTTAGGATGTCTAGTTTAATTGTTATGAAGACACCTATATGATTTTCCCAGTCTAAATGATTTGTTTTTAGCCAAACAGTGTTCTTGTACAGAGACTCATCAGAAATTTCTAAAACTGTAGTTAAACTTTAAAAATTCATAATTTATTCTagaaacattttttttaagtgattACAAGTCTCAGAGTTTTGTTAGAGTGTTAGCTACAAGTGTTTATAAGAATTTGAGGTCAAAATCCTATTATTTTGGTATAGGTTTCGGTGTGTTTGTATTAAGGTCAGAAAACTAAAACATTGGTTTTGTGTTGTTTAAAAACCAACTTTTGGGGAAAAAATGCtgtgtttgtttgttaaaCTTTGTATCAGTGTAATCCTTTAATCATATGACATTGATTCTATGGTTTTACCCTTTTATTAGGAGCTTGAGACCTGAGGTGGAAATCAGCAAAGGTAGGAGGACATTGAGATCCTCTatgattgtatatatatgctgTTTGGTTTTCTTGTCTAAGTTGGTTGTTTTTGCTACTAGTTTTTGATCCTATTGTTGATTTGATTATGTGTGCTACTGATATTACTACGTAATGAATTGTACGAAGGGATGGTGCTATGGTTGAGGCACTTAGGTAGAGAGGTTAAGATCAAACTTTTGTGTAGTTGAGTCCATAACCTCAGCGTGTACTATATCTCATGTATGCCTAAGATATTGCGCAAGTAGTATAGGATATGTGAAGGGTAATTCGAGATTGGTGAAAGGGGATTGGCAAGATGACTAGCAAAAGGGGTTTATGGGAAGAGGGAATAGTTCATGTAAAAGAAAACTCTAAGTCACCCTAGTGGTAAAATACATGGTATGTGACATGTAGACCTAGTATTTTCTAATATATGAACTATGTGAAGTAGAAAAAGTTGCGTCAATATGTTGATCATggctaaaattaatttaaagaGGTTTGCCTCCTATTGAGCTTTATATGCTCACCCTTTTATAACATTTTGCATGTGAGGAACAAGTTGTTTGAAGTTATTGTTCAAGAGTGTTTTGTTGTGTGAAGCTTTGCTCGCCCTTTAGTTTCCTAGAATAAAAATAGACTTTGATGAGTCTATCCTTGTAAtatgtttgaactttgaataaTAACATGTTTACCTTCAGTTTGTGTCatttaagtttcttttcccAACTATTTTTCATATTATGTGGTGGAAATTCATTCCATATATAGAGTATGAATTACACCTCAAAAAAAATTACCGAAAATTGAGGTGTGACAGGTGTGCAGCGTTCGTACTTCATAGTCTCCACTGCTGCTCCAGTCCTCTACCACTCTCCATTGCTGCTCCAGGCGACCAGGCCTCCAGTCCTCCACCACTCTCCACTGCTGCTCTAGGCCTCCAGTCCTTGGCCACTCTCCACTGCTGCTTCAGGCCTCCAGTCTTCCCACTCCTCCGCCAcacagaagaagatgaactcAACTCGATTTGGAAGGTAAGTGTATTTCTTTATCTAAAGTTATGATTTCGAATTTTCGATCTGTATAACTGTATTGGGATTCACGGGTTTTTGAAATTAAGTTTAATGTTTATTGCTTTTTTCAATTTAGAGATGGGGTTGACTAACTTgacattgtcaaaaaaaattttggtCTTCGGCTAAATTTGAAGCCCTCCCTAGATTTTGATCCTAGATCTGCCCCTGATCACGATAACTTACTTAGATCACATGAAACAGTGTttacatatatacaaaatgATAGTCGTATGTTACAACTACTGTAATTAAAATTACGAAACACATGATCTCAGTGAGAGATCCTATGACATACTATTGTTAGTAAAAATCTGACTAAAATGCACTTCATAACATTTTAATTTGAAGTCTTAAGCATAGGCGTCACTAGCTATAAGCAAATGACTATATTTAGGGAAGGCAAAAATACCCAGCGGGTATGGTATCCACGGGTATTCGACCCTAATGTGGAGAGTGTTTCGGGTAAAATCGGATAACGGATACGGGAATTCCCGCTATTCGGATAGCGGAAACGGGTAAGGGGCGGGGATGGTATTTTCGATCCTCATCCCCATCCCCATACCCACTccttaatatattatatatttaatataattaattaatacatattcactcaataaattaatagacaaattaaataaatagaaaaatatccaaatatattttggtgattATTTGCACGTACAACAATTTTTGATTTTGACCTAAATAGATAATTTTATCAtgatatttgatttttatttcagTCTTTTATATTTCATGtactttattaaaaaaaattaatattaaaataaattattattaacGGGTATTGGGGTGGGTATGAGAACTTAATTCCCTAAGAATATGGGTACCGGAAATACCCAGTATCCTATTACAGGAATTGAGGCGGGTACATGGATATAAATGAATTTGGGTAAAAGTATGATTTTTTAATCCCATGACCATATCCCTGTCGCCCCATCCCTAACTATATTCCTGATCaaataaaactcaaaaacTATAGGTCTTTTGTTCTTGAGTCGACCCCAACAGGCAGAAGTGATAAATCTTCAAACATGAAACATATGTGGATAACAAAGTGAAAATTAAGGAAGAATGTGAAAGTAAAGTGAAGTGAGTTTAATCCTGTGGAGGTGGGCAGTCCCCATCTGAACACGTTTTGTTTCACGCACTCTCTGAAACCAAACATCACATGCAGCATCATCAATTATATCTTACCCGACTTTGACGTTTCCAACTTCCTAATAGAAACCCAGTTTATCCAGATAAGCAGCAGACcatcttcattttcatcatcctcatctttGCTAATAATAAAGTTTCATAATTTGGGGTTCTTTTGGCCCTTCTGGaaatacaaacaaacaaaagatgatTCCTTTCGTTTAATTTGTTCAAACATTTATTACCCTTTCCCTATATTCCGACAAGTTCCGGTCTTTATATATTCTTAGTTGGCAAAACGGAGCCAGACCACCACTCCTATATTTCCTCACCAAAAACTTCCATTGTCTTTGGTGAGCTTTTGATCCTGGAGTTATCAACTGATCTGGTAAAGTTGTTCTGCTTCATCAACTGAGTTCTTGTTCTTCCtgttttgtttctcttttctctAATTGATTGAGTTTCGGGGGGTTTGTGTGTTTATTGTCTCACCATCATTTCATTTAGATAGGATAAGAAAATCCcacgattttttttcttgggttttgaatttgtgagtggtGTGGTTTTTTGGGGTTTTTTGGAGTAGTTTAGAATAGATAAGGTGATaatctgagagagagagtgagggagagaggaGATGACGTTGGATTCGTCTATGCCTGGGAGCTCAGGGTACTTGGATTTGCACCCAGACAGGGAAATGTTCTA
This is a stretch of genomic DNA from Argentina anserina chromosome 4, drPotAnse1.1, whole genome shotgun sequence. It encodes these proteins:
- the LOC126790468 gene encoding probable transcription factor PosF21 isoform X2 translates to MVEVYHRPQGDQGPFGHGMSNESNHFSHDISRMPDYPPRKMGHRRAHSEIVTLPDDISFDSDLGVVGGADGPSFSDDTEEDLLSMYLDMDKFNSSSATSSFQLGEPSTSAPQVAQVLAPTTRALTTDNINISTHERPRVRHQHSQSMDGSTTIKPEMLVSSSEEMSAADSKKALSATKLAELALIDPKRAKRIWANRQSAARSKERKMRYIAELEQKVQTLQTEATSLSAQLTLLQRDTNGLTAENSELKLRLQTMEQQVHLQDALNEALKEEIQHLKVLTGQAMPNGGPMMNFASFGTGVAPGAGGALTPGQQFYPNNQAMHTLLTAQQFQQLQIHSQKQQHQFQQHQLHQLQQQHMQQQQQQLQQQQQQQQQQQQQQLQQQQQQQQQQLQQQQQQHQEQHQQQQHQHQQQEHSGDMKLGSTMQSPSQKDNASEVNQAMAKDC
- the LOC126790468 gene encoding probable transcription factor PosF21 isoform X1; translation: MDKDKYPAHGGGLPPPSGRYSSFLPTGTAYNVKSEPSSSSSFLPLATGATADQGPFGHGMSNESNHFSHDISRMPDYPPRKMGHRRAHSEIVTLPDDISFDSDLGVVGGADGPSFSDDTEEDLLSMYLDMDKFNSSSATSSFQLGEPSTSAPQVAQVLAPTTRALTTDNINISTHERPRVRHQHSQSMDGSTTIKPEMLVSSSEEMSAADSKKALSATKLAELALIDPKRAKRIWANRQSAARSKERKMRYIAELEQKVQTLQTEATSLSAQLTLLQRDTNGLTAENSELKLRLQTMEQQVHLQDALNEALKEEIQHLKVLTGQAMPNGGPMMNFASFGTGVAPGAGGALTPGQQFYPNNQAMHTLLTAQQFQQLQIHSQKQQHQFQQHQLHQLQQQHMQQQQQQLQQQQQQQQQQQQQQLQQQQQQQQQQLQQQQQQHQEQHQQQQHQHQQQEHSGDMKLGSTMQSPSQKDNASEVNQAMAKDC